In the Onychostoma macrolepis isolate SWU-2019 chromosome 09, ASM1243209v1, whole genome shotgun sequence genome, one interval contains:
- the abhd13 gene encoding protein ABHD13 — protein sequence MEKPWRLWGALEACLLTMCAWSWGVCRVSLLALILTFHLYGGLILLGLILASVAGILYKFQDVLLYFPDQPSSSRLYVPMPTGIPHENVYIRTKDGVRLNLILLRYTGENPTSAPTILYFHGNAGNIGHRVPNALLMLVNLKANVVLVDYRGYGKSEGEPCEEGLYQDAEATLDYVMTRPDIDKTKVVLFGRSLGGAVAIRLASCNPHRVAAIMVENTFLSIPHMAATLFSFFPMRYLPLWCYKNKFLSYRHVALCRMPSLFISGLSDQLIPPVMMKQLYELSPSRTKRLAIFHEGTHNDTWQCQGYFAALEQFMKELLKSHAREETAQGTANVTII from the coding sequence ATGGAGAAGCCATGGAGGTTATGGGGGGCACTGGAGGCGTGTTTGCTGACTATGTGCGCCTGGTCCTGGGGAGTCTGTCGTGTCTCCCTGCTGGCCCTCATTCTGACCTTCCACCTGTATGGAGGCTTAATCCTGCTGGGACTCATCCTGGCCTCTGTGGCCGGCATCCTGTACAAGTTCCAGGACGTGCTGCTCTATTTTCCCGACCAGCCCTCATCCTCGCGCCTTTACGTTCCAATGCCAACAGGAATCCCCCACGAGAACGTGTACATCCGCACCAAAGATGGCGTGCGGCTCAACCTCATTCTGCTCCGTTACACTGGCGAAAACCCCACCTCTGCTCCCACCATTTTATATTTCCACGGCAATGCGGGGAACATCGGCCACCGCGTCCCGAATGCTCTGCTCATGCTGGTCAATCTGAAGGCCAACGTGGTGCTGGTGGACTACAGAGGCTATGGAAAGAGCGAAGGAGAACCTTGCGAGGAGGGACTGTACCAGGATGCCGAGGCCACCTTGGATTACGTCATGACCCGGCCGGACATTGACAAGACCAAAGTGGTGCTATTCGGTCGCTCATTGGGTGGAGCAGTGGCCATCCGTCTGGCATCGTGCAACCCGCATCGAGTGGCTGCCATCATGGTGGAGAACACTTTCCTGAGCATCCCGCACATGGCGGCCACACTGTTCTCTTTCTTCCCCATGCGTTACCTACCACTCTGGTGCTACAAGAACAAGTTTCTGTCATATAGACATGTTGCACTGTGCCGTATGCCGTCTCTCTTCATTTCGGGCTTATCAGACCAACTCATCCCTCCGGTGATGATGAAACAGCTGTACGAGCTGTCGCCATCTCGGACTAAACGCCTCGCCATCTTTCACGAGGGTACGCACAATGACACCTGGCAGTGCCAGGGTTATTTTGCTGCCCTAGAGCAGTTTATGAAGGAGCTTCTTAAAAGCCATGCCCGAGAAGAGACGGCCCAGGGGACAGCCAACGTCACCATAATCTAG